One Endozoicomonas gorgoniicola DNA window includes the following coding sequences:
- the istA gene encoding IS21 family transposase, translating into MKRLPMRKIREVLRLKFEHQLSIRKIASSCNISRATVSDYLNRFAASGLEWPLSSNLDETTLDQQLFPVQPPASKRQLALPDWSEIHQELRKPGVTLMVLWQEYKTNHPEGYQYSWFSDRYREWRTHLDVVMRQNHIAGDKLFIDYAGQTVTVVNQHTGEVQQAQVFIATLGASSYTYVEATLSQSLPDWIGSHVRTFEYLGGVPNNLVPDNLKSGVKHPHRYEPEINPTYQDLAEHYNVAVVPARVRSPKDKGKVESAVQIVERWILARLRHQTFFSLASLNEAIAGLLTELNNQPFQKLSGSRRSLFDSLDKPSLRPLPEMRYQYAEWKEARVHIDYHVEVDKHYYSVPYQLVKKQLSVRMTSQTIECFYKGQRVASHRRSQHKGRHTTQASHMPEKHRKYAEWTPERMQSWAAKIGPETAAVIQRVLATRRYPELSYRSCQGIIRLAKGYGNDRLENACRRALYAETCTYRSIESILKHNLDQQPLPELEPETVLPDEHENLRGSDYFN; encoded by the coding sequence ATGAAGAGACTGCCCATGCGCAAAATTCGTGAAGTACTCAGGCTCAAATTCGAGCACCAACTCAGCATCCGGAAGATTGCCAGTAGCTGCAATATTTCCAGAGCAACCGTCAGTGATTACCTTAACCGGTTTGCTGCCTCCGGGCTGGAATGGCCTTTGTCATCTAATCTGGATGAGACGACACTGGATCAACAACTGTTTCCCGTTCAGCCACCTGCTTCAAAGCGCCAACTGGCCTTGCCAGACTGGAGCGAAATTCATCAGGAACTTCGCAAGCCCGGTGTCACCCTTATGGTGCTCTGGCAGGAATACAAGACCAACCATCCTGAAGGCTATCAGTACAGTTGGTTCAGTGACCGCTATAGAGAGTGGCGAACGCACCTTGATGTTGTTATGCGCCAAAATCATATTGCAGGCGACAAGCTGTTCATCGATTACGCCGGACAGACGGTTACTGTCGTTAATCAGCACACAGGAGAGGTTCAGCAGGCGCAGGTGTTTATTGCGACGCTTGGTGCCTCCAGTTACACCTATGTAGAAGCTACATTATCTCAGTCTTTGCCAGACTGGATAGGCTCTCACGTGCGTACCTTTGAATACCTGGGTGGAGTACCCAATAACCTGGTGCCGGATAACCTGAAAAGTGGCGTGAAGCATCCTCATCGTTATGAGCCTGAGATCAATCCTACTTATCAAGACCTGGCCGAACATTATAATGTCGCTGTCGTACCCGCCCGGGTCCGATCTCCAAAAGATAAAGGTAAGGTCGAGTCTGCTGTTCAGATAGTTGAACGGTGGATACTGGCGCGTTTACGCCACCAGACATTCTTCTCCCTGGCTTCACTCAATGAGGCTATTGCAGGGTTACTGACAGAACTGAATAACCAACCGTTCCAGAAACTGTCCGGTAGTCGTCGTTCATTGTTTGATTCTCTCGATAAGCCTTCACTGCGCCCACTGCCTGAAATGCGTTATCAATACGCAGAATGGAAGGAGGCACGAGTACATATTGACTACCACGTAGAGGTCGACAAACACTACTACTCAGTCCCTTATCAGCTGGTCAAAAAGCAATTAAGTGTACGCATGACCAGTCAGACGATTGAGTGCTTCTATAAGGGGCAGAGAGTCGCCAGCCACCGCCGTTCGCAGCATAAGGGCAGGCATACTACTCAAGCCAGCCACATGCCGGAAAAGCACCGTAAATATGCCGAGTGGACACCAGAACGAATGCAAAGCTGGGCGGCAAAAATCGGACCTGAAACCGCAGCCGTCATCCAACGCGTCCTTGCAACACGGCGTTATCCTGAGCTGAGTTACCGAAGTTGTCAGGGCATCATCCGTTTAGCCAAAGGCTACGGTAACGACCGACTTGAAAACGCCTGTCGTCGTGCACTTTATGCAGAAACCTGCACTTACCGGAGCATAGAGTCAATCCTGAAGCACAACCTCGATCAGCAACCGCTTCCGGAACTGGAGCCAGAGACGGTGTTGCCTGATGAGCACGAGAACCTTCGGGGTTCAGACTACTTTAACTAA
- the istB gene encoding IS21-like element helper ATPase IstB — MLMNPTMEKLQVLKLTGMLEALDEQLKSPDIEQLSFDERLGLMIDREMTARDNRRLKTRLKKARLRHDACMEDIDYRHPRGLKRDQIQQLLSSHWIREHQNVIITGPTGVGKTWLACAMAQKACRDGYTVQYLRLPRLLQDLNLARADGRYVKLMTALAKTDLLLLDDWGLSPLTESQRRDLLEIVEDRHNVKSTLVTSQMPVDHWHELIGDPTLADAILDRLIHNAHRVPLKGDSLRKKQSKLAKSELTS; from the coding sequence ATGTTAATGAACCCTACGATGGAAAAGCTTCAGGTTCTGAAACTTACCGGTATGCTCGAAGCATTAGATGAGCAGCTTAAAAGTCCGGATATAGAGCAGTTGTCGTTCGATGAACGGCTCGGCTTAATGATTGACCGTGAGATGACCGCAAGGGATAACCGGCGTTTAAAAACACGGCTTAAAAAAGCACGACTACGTCATGATGCCTGCATGGAAGACATAGACTATCGTCACCCCCGTGGTCTTAAACGAGACCAGATACAGCAGTTGTTATCCAGCCACTGGATACGGGAGCATCAGAACGTGATCATTACAGGGCCGACGGGTGTAGGAAAAACCTGGCTGGCCTGTGCAATGGCACAGAAGGCCTGCCGGGATGGGTACACAGTGCAGTACCTCAGGCTGCCGAGATTACTGCAAGATCTGAACCTGGCAAGGGCTGACGGTCGCTATGTGAAACTGATGACAGCACTGGCAAAAACTGACCTTCTTCTTTTAGACGACTGGGGTCTATCACCTCTGACAGAAAGCCAGCGGCGTGACCTGTTGGAAATAGTAGAAGACCGGCACAATGTAAAAAGCACCCTGGTCACCAGTCAGATGCCGGTAGATCACTGGCATGAATTGATCGGTGATCCAACACTGGCAGATGCCATTCTGGACAGGCTGATTCACAACGCTCACCGGGTGCCACTTAAGGGTGACTCCCTGCGCAAGAAACAGTCAAAACTGGCAAAGTCAGAACTTACGTCCTAA